The Methanofervidicoccus sp. A16 genome has a segment encoding these proteins:
- a CDS encoding 4Fe-4S binding protein — MKKRIYYWVYEKYIDKPVISKVILETKVMINILMAKMNPQESFLILELSGNEKQIEEALNLLKKYGEYEDIPKIIEKNKEKCIDCGACVVHCPVKAISRDEDYSIVFNEKECIGCKNCAKICPLKAIEVFDFY; from the coding sequence ATGAAGAAGAGGATATACTACTGGGTATACGAGAAATACATAGATAAACCGGTGATATCAAAGGTTATCTTAGAGACGAAGGTTATGATAAACATCTTAATGGCAAAGATGAACCCTCAGGAGAGTTTCCTAATCTTGGAGTTAAGTGGAAATGAGAAACAAATCGAAGAAGCACTAAATCTGTTGAAAAAGTACGGTGAGTATGAAGATATTCCAAAGATAATAGAGAAAAATAAGGAGAAATGTATAGACTGTGGAGCATGTGTAGTACACTGTCCTGTTAAGGCCATATCTCGAGATGAGGATTACAGTATAGTATTTAATGAGAAGGAGTGTATCGGATGTAAAAACTGTGCTAAGATATGCCCTCTTAAGGCTATAGAGGTATTTGATTTTTATTAA
- the amrB gene encoding AmmeMemoRadiSam system protein B, protein MVIRYPAVAGMFYPSDPHELIELIEYCYLHELGPGSLPTGGVFRKPIGLVCPHAGYIYSGPVAAHSYKALSSRVDGKITVVILGPNHTGLGSGVSTMKGIWRTPLGDVKTDDEFIDRLWRNCDILDLDESAHLREHSIEVQLPFLQHLSMLHPVDFKIVPISMMMQDYETAIEVGHSIAKVSMELDRRVVIIASTDFSHYEPQDIASKKDALAIRAILNMDERELYTTVVNNNITMCGYGPTMAMIRAMKELGAGDVRLLAYATSGDITKDYSSVVGYASLIVE, encoded by the coding sequence ATGGTAATAAGGTACCCTGCAGTTGCAGGTATGTTCTACCCTTCAGATCCTCATGAGTTAATAGAGTTGATAGAGTACTGCTATCTTCACGAGTTAGGTCCAGGTTCCCTTCCAACAGGAGGAGTCTTTAGGAAACCTATAGGTTTAGTCTGTCCCCATGCAGGATATATATACTCTGGTCCTGTTGCAGCCCACTCCTATAAGGCTCTATCCTCTAGAGTAGATGGAAAGATTACAGTTGTAATCTTAGGGCCTAACCATACAGGATTAGGTTCTGGAGTTTCCACTATGAAGGGCATATGGAGAACGCCCTTGGGAGATGTGAAGACAGACGATGAGTTTATAGATAGACTATGGAGGAACTGCGATATCTTAGATTTAGATGAAAGTGCCCACCTTAGGGAGCACTCCATAGAGGTTCAACTTCCCTTCCTCCAGCATCTAAGTATGTTGCACCCTGTAGATTTCAAAATAGTACCTATATCTATGATGATGCAGGACTATGAGACCGCCATAGAGGTTGGGCATTCTATAGCAAAGGTATCTATGGAGTTAGATAGAAGGGTAGTAATAATAGCATCTACAGATTTCAGCCACTATGAGCCCCAAGATATAGCATCGAAGAAGGACGCCCTGGCAATAAGGGCCATACTAAATATGGATGAGAGGGAACTATATACCACTGTGGTAAATAATAACATAACCATGTGTGGTTATGGGCCTACCATGGCCATGATAAGGGCCATGAAGGAACTTGGTGCAGGGGATGTAAGATTACTGGCCTACGCTACCTCTGGAGATATTACTAAGGATTACTCCTCTGTTGTTGGATATGCCTCCTTGATAGTAGAGTAA
- a CDS encoding RIO1 family regulatory kinase/ATPase, which yields MKDRDWKILRIIEISMRNHEWVPVDEIIKKSKLDSKEVLYRLKVLDRHKFVNRSTYGYRLSHKGYDGLALNAFIKRDLIKAIGSKLGVGKEGDVYTVLLTNNREAVLKFHKLGRTCFTRGKRYRLYLADKRHISWLYASRLTAEREFQVLNDLYPVVKVPEPIDQNRHAIVMGKWDGVELKRVDLTKLEIDIKGLFWDIVEEIKKMYNIGYIHGDLSEFNILINEEGDFLIIDFPQAIEVREGKVVLDILPGEFKMDVEYYLKRDIGNVLRYFKKYGIKESVDEIYNYVVGKI from the coding sequence ATGAAGGACAGGGACTGGAAAATCCTAAGGATAATAGAGATATCTATGAGAAACCATGAATGGGTGCCTGTAGATGAGATAATTAAAAAATCTAAGTTAGACAGTAAGGAGGTGCTATACAGGTTAAAGGTACTTGATAGACATAAGTTTGTAAATAGGAGTACCTATGGCTACAGGTTATCCCATAAGGGATACGATGGGTTGGCACTGAATGCATTTATAAAGAGGGATCTTATAAAGGCTATAGGCAGTAAGTTAGGTGTGGGAAAGGAGGGGGATGTATATACAGTACTACTAACTAACAACAGGGAGGCAGTTTTAAAGTTTCATAAGTTGGGGAGGACATGTTTCACAAGAGGGAAGAGGTACAGGCTATACCTGGCAGATAAGAGGCATATAAGTTGGCTCTACGCCTCGAGATTGACGGCAGAAAGGGAGTTCCAGGTGTTAAATGACCTGTATCCAGTTGTAAAGGTTCCTGAGCCCATAGATCAAAATAGACATGCTATTGTTATGGGTAAGTGGGATGGAGTGGAGTTGAAGAGGGTGGATCTAACTAAGTTAGAGATAGATATTAAGGGACTATTCTGGGACATTGTTGAGGAGATAAAGAAGATGTACAACATTGGATATATCCATGGAGATCTCAGCGAATTCAACATACTGATAAATGAAGAGGGAGATTTTCTGATAATAGACTTTCCACAGGCTATAGAGGTTAGGGAGGGTAAGGTAGTGTTGGATATTCTACCTGGAGAGTTTAAGATGGATGTTGAGTACTACCTAAAGAGGGATATAGGGAATGTACTTAGGTACTTTAAGAAGTACGGTATAAAAGAGAGTGTAGATGAAATATATAACTACGTTGTAGGTAAGATCTAA
- a CDS encoding homocysteine biosynthesis protein: MKTIREINEKIKKGDAVVLTAEEMIEVVEEMGPEGAAKEVDVVTTGTFGAMCSSGVFLNFGHADPPIKMMRTYLNGVEAYSGLAAVDAYLGAAQPNSDDDIDINYGGAHVIEDLVAGKEIRLLAEGYTTDCYPRKRVSTTITLDDLNQAIMVNPRNCYQTYAAATNSRDEKIYTYMGTLLPEYSNINYSGAGQLNPLQNDYNREKKTFNTIGIGTKIFLGGGIGYIIGEGTQHDPEKAFGTLMVKGDLKTMSTKFLRAGTIPNYGCTLYVGIGIPIPVLNEEVARACAVRDEDIEVPILDYGVPRRDRPVVARTNYKELRKGEVTIKIYDSELKKWVEKTVKTASVSSYKKSREVAEELKKWILKGEFTLSEPVAPLGRGSCKPMKAEAKLVRDILSRPPIVARPDISIEEAARILTEKNINHLPIVDGEGRLLGIVTSWDIARAVAQNINSICEIMTRRVISSTLDEPIDVVARKMSRYDISGVPVLDKNGKVVGIVTAEDLSKLLGYRKF; encoded by the coding sequence ATGAAAACCATCAGAGAGATCAACGAGAAGATAAAAAAAGGGGATGCGGTAGTGTTGACAGCGGAGGAGATGATAGAAGTTGTAGAGGAGATGGGACCTGAAGGTGCAGCAAAGGAGGTAGATGTTGTCACAACTGGTACCTTTGGAGCCATGTGTTCCAGTGGAGTGTTTCTAAATTTCGGTCATGCAGATCCTCCAATAAAGATGATGAGAACCTATCTAAATGGAGTGGAAGCCTACTCGGGACTGGCAGCAGTTGACGCCTACCTTGGTGCTGCACAGCCGAACTCCGATGACGATATAGATATCAACTACGGTGGAGCCCATGTTATAGAGGATCTTGTAGCAGGAAAGGAGATAAGGCTCCTTGCAGAGGGATATACAACTGACTGTTATCCGAGAAAGAGGGTATCAACAACTATAACATTAGACGACCTAAATCAGGCGATAATGGTAAATCCAAGGAACTGCTATCAAACATATGCCGCAGCTACAAACAGTAGGGATGAGAAGATATACACCTATATGGGCACCTTACTTCCAGAGTACTCCAACATAAACTACTCAGGGGCAGGACAGTTGAATCCTCTCCAAAACGACTACAACAGGGAGAAGAAGACCTTCAACACCATAGGCATAGGTACTAAGATATTCTTAGGTGGAGGTATTGGATATATAATAGGAGAAGGAACACAACACGACCCAGAGAAGGCCTTTGGAACCTTAATGGTTAAGGGAGACTTAAAAACTATGAGTACTAAATTTTTAAGGGCAGGTACTATACCTAATTACGGATGTACCCTATACGTAGGCATAGGTATACCTATCCCAGTACTAAATGAAGAGGTTGCAAGGGCCTGTGCTGTAAGGGATGAGGATATCGAGGTACCTATCTTAGATTATGGAGTGCCGAGAAGGGATAGACCTGTGGTGGCAAGGACAAACTACAAGGAACTTAGAAAGGGAGAAGTTACTATTAAGATATACGACAGTGAGTTGAAGAAATGGGTGGAAAAAACTGTTAAGACAGCCTCTGTCTCAAGTTATAAAAAATCTAGAGAGGTTGCAGAGGAACTTAAAAAGTGGATACTAAAGGGAGAATTTACACTTTCGGAGCCAGTTGCTCCCTTGGGAAGAGGTTCATGTAAGCCTATGAAGGCAGAGGCCAAGTTGGTAAGGGATATCCTCAGTAGACCGCCAATTGTGGCTAGACCAGATATATCTATAGAGGAGGCTGCCAGGATACTTACTGAAAAGAATATTAATCATTTGCCTATCGTAGATGGAGAGGGAAGATTATTGGGAATAGTAACATCCTGGGACATTGCAAGGGCTGTAGCCCAGAATATAAACTCCATTTGCGAGATCATGACAAGGCGAGTTATCAGTTCCACATTGGATGAACCTATAGATGTTGTGGCGAGGAAGATGAGTAGATACGATATATCTGGAGTACCGGTATTAGATAAGAATGGAAAAGTTGTAGGAATAGTAACTGCCGAGGACCTCTCGAAGTTGCTGGGATATAGGAAATTTTAA